CCTCGGTGAGGGTCAGGCGGATGCTGGCAGAGCCCAGCAGGTGGCCGGCATCGATGAACACGGCGTCTACACCGTCGCAGATGTGGATCTGTTGGCCGTACTCGCAGGTATCCATGAATTCCCGCACCCGCATGGCATCCTCTACCGTGTACAGCGGCTCCTCCATGGGGCGGCCCGCCCGCTGGTTCTTGCGGTTTTTATACTCAGCGTCGCTCTCCTGAATGTGGGCGGAGTCCTGAAGCATGATATCCAGCAGGTCCGCCGTCAGGCGAGTGGTGAGGATACGGCCCTGAAAGCCCTGCTTGATCAGCAGAGGGATACGGCCGGAATGATCGATATGGGCGTGAGTCACCAGCACATAGTCGATCTGGCCCGGATGGAAGGGCAGGCTGGCGTTATCGATCTCGTCCCGGCCCTGCTGCAGGCCGCAGTCAATGAGGATGTGCTTGCCGCCCACCTCCAGACAATGGCAGCTGCCGGTGACACATTGATCTGCTCCGTAAAAGCTCAGTTTCATGGCGTTGTTCCTTTCTTGTCCTTTCTTGCGGGCCGAAGCCCGGTTTTGTGTTTCCTCCGACGGGTCGTTCTATCTTGCTCTATTTTGTCTGTGTTTTATCCGGTTCACGGCGGCCCATGAGGTTCTGTCCTACCGTCCGGATGCCGTGTCCGGCGGACCGCAGGCCCTGCCCCGCCGCCTTCATCAGCTCATCCTTCACGTCGATGGCCAGCCGCCCGAATATCTCTGTCAGGATCTGCTTCTTTCTTTCATCGGCTCCGGCATACTCCTTCCACAGGGCCGCCCAGCCGGAGAACCCGCCCTTACGCAGATCCTCGAAGGTCTTGGCACGGCCACCCATGGAGAGGATGCTGTACAGGGCGTCGCAGAAGGCTTCCCGGTCCTCCTGAGACACGGAGTCCAGCCACTCCCGCAGCACGTCGTCGGACATCTGCCCCAGCTGGGAGCGCTGGCCCAGATGCACGAACCGGTTCCCCATCACCTGCCACGACAGTGCCTCATGCTGCATGGCGGCGTGGCTGGTGCTGTCAATGACGTCGTAGTCCTCGGCGTGAACCAGCAGCACCCCCACGATGGAGGATTCCGGGATATAAGTGTGGAGCCGATCCTCCACCCGCCGGTAGGCGGGGGTATCCAGCAGGTCGGCGTGGAAGCCCGGCCCGTCGTTGTTATAGGCCGCCAACAGGCGCTTGCCCTGAAGCTTCTCCGGCAGATGGACCGCTGCCCACGCCGCCAGATTCCCGCCCTTGGAGTGGCCACCGATGCGGTAGGGACGGTGCTTGCAGGCCCGGATCACCTCCTGAGCGTACTCCGTGGCACGGGCCTGTGCCGGCACCGTCTCCAGATAGCTCATGTTGAAGTTCTCCTTCCAGCCCACCAGACTGGTATCCGTCCCCCGATAGGAGATGAACACGCTGCCGTCCGGCAGCAGGAAGGACACGGCGGCAAACTGCATCTGCTTGGCTTCATCATTGCGGCTCTCAAAGGCGAACAGCCGGGTATCCCGGAACCGCTCCGTCTCCGCCGCCGCCCGCATCACCGGGATATAGTCCAGTGACGACAAGCCCAGCTGTTCATCCGCCGCTGTCAGCCGGGCGCATACGTCCCCGATGGGCATGGCGTCCTTAGGGTTCTTGCTCCACAGGCGGTCGATCTTCCGAAGGTTGATGTAGGCGATGATGCACAGCACCAGATTGTCCACCTCATTGAAGGGGTCCTGCTGCAACGTCAGATCTCCTCTCCACTGGAGATAGTCGAAAACCGTATATTCGTTCTTTCCGGCCATAGCTTCCCTCCTGCCAGTATAATGGTACAGGGTAAAGTATACCACACTCCCTCTCCCGGCGCAAGCAAAAGGATACCTTGCCTTTTCCGGCGGCGGGAGTATAATGCGTCGTATCATACATGTTTCTGTGTGGAATCTATGTATCGTGATATGACCCGTGGCAGCATCACACGGGGGCTGCTGCTGTTTGCCCTGCCCATGGCAGCGGAGGACCCGTGTGGCGCTGGCCTATGCGCTGGCGGGGCCGGTGGGCGTCAACGGCATCTGGGCCGCTATCCCTATCGGCTGGTTTCTGGCGGACGCCGTGGGATACGGCTACTACTTCCTCCGGCGCAGAGCGCTGCTCCCTGGGGAGAGAGACGTCTGATTCGAGGAATCAAAAAGAGCGGTGCGTCACCTATGAACTGCACCCCATTTGCTGGACAGTATGGTATACTGTCCAACAAATGGGGTGTGTTTATATGCCAAAGGGAATACCACAGAATCAAATTAAAACTAAACGGCCTGAGTCCTGTGCAGTACAGGATTCAGACCGTTCAGGCCGCTTAATTCTTGTCTTTGTCTAACTTTTGGGGGTCACTTCCGTGCGGGTGCGGCTCTTTTATTATTTTACTTCTTCAGGGCTTCTCACTACACGTCTTTAAGGGACACTTTGAGAAAAATGCTTTTCTTCCGCTTCCCCGTCGTGCTTGTGTAGCTGCTTTTGCAGCACCGGGATCAGCTTGGCCATATCAATGGGCTTTGCCACATGATCGTCCATGCCTACCTCCAGCGCCCGTTGACGGTCCTCGGCAAAGGCGTTGGCCGTGATGGCGATGATGGGGATATTGGCCCGTCACGGGTCTTCCAACCGCCGGATCTTCCGGGTGGCCTCGTAGCCGTCCAACACCGGCATCTGCACATCCATGAGGATGGCGTCATACATCCCCGCCGGAGCCTTCTCCAGCATTTCCAGACAGTGGGCACCGTTTTCCGCCCGATCCACCAGCAGACCCTCCTCGCCCATGAGCTCAGCGGTGATCTCGGCGTTAAGGTCGTTGTCCTCTGCCAGCAGGATACGCCGCCCGGCAAGGCCGGTCTTATCCACCCGCTCTGCGGCACGCTTGGGCACGGCATCCTCCTGTCGGGCCAGACGGCAGGGGATGTGGACGGTGAAGGTGGAGCCCTCCCCCAGCTTGCTCTGGATATCGATGCTGCCGTCCATCAGATCCACCAGCTTCTTCACGATGCCCATGCCCAAGCCGGAGCCCTCCACGCCGCTGACGGTGCTGGAGCGCTCTCTGGCAAAGGCTTCAAAAATATGCTGCTGAAACTCTTCACTCATGCCAATGCCGTTGTCCGCCACGGATAGTTCCTGCACGCACCAGCCCTCTCGGTCGCTGGGCAGCTGGCGGATGGTACAGCGGATATGTCCGCCATCGCCGGTATATTTGATGGCGTTGCTCACCAGATTCAGGATCACCTCCAAAATGCGGGAGGTATCCATATACAGATAGAGATTGGGCGTATGCTTCTCCACTGTCATGGTCTGGTGCTTACGCTCCAGCTCCGGCTGCACCATGACGACACAGGACTCAAAGATGCTGCCGGCCTCCACCGCCGTCTCCTCCAGCGTCACCTTGCCGCTCTCGATGCGGGAGAGCTCCAGCACGTTGTCAATGATAGAGAGCATTTTCTCGCCGCTGACCTGAATGTTCTTCAGGTAGCCCTGCAGCCGCTCTGGCTCCTGCCGGTGCTTCTCCGCCAGATCGGCATAGCCGATGATGGCGTTCATAGGCGTACGGATATCGTGGGACATATTGAAGAGGAAGGTACTCTTAGCCTGATTAGCGGCATCGGCGGCTACCACGGCGTTCTGCAAAAGCACCTGCTGCCGGGCCTCCGCCATCCGCTGCCACCGCAGGTACAGGTAGATGCTCATGCTCAGCAACGCTGCCACCATACCGCTGGTCAGAGCCACACTTACGGTGGTCTGACTACTTCTCTTCAAAAATTGATAGGTGGTGTTCATGGCGATCTCCACGCACAGAGCACCCATGACCTGGCCATTTTCATCCTTCACCGGGTAGCAGGCCGTGAAAATGGGACCCCACGTGGTATCCACTACATCACGAGAATACACGGGCTCTCCAGACAGCGCCGTCTGGATATAGGGGGCCATCTCCTCCTCGATGCGGGTGCCGGGGTAGGCAAAGTCCTCCGCCCCCAGATCCAGACCGTCG
The genomic region above belongs to Vescimonas coprocola and contains:
- a CDS encoding Mbeg1-like protein, whose amino-acid sequence is MAGKNEYTVFDYLQWRGDLTLQQDPFNEVDNLVLCIIAYINLRKIDRLWSKNPKDAMPIGDVCARLTAADEQLGLSSLDYIPVMRAAAETERFRDTRLFAFESRNDEAKQMQFAAVSFLLPDGSVFISYRGTDTSLVGWKENFNMSYLETVPAQARATEYAQEVIRACKHRPYRIGGHSKGGNLAAWAAVHLPEKLQGKRLLAAYNNDGPGFHADLLDTPAYRRVEDRLHTYIPESSIVGVLLVHAEDYDVIDSTSHAAMQHEALSWQVMGNRFVHLGQRSQLGQMSDDVLREWLDSVSQEDREAFCDALYSILSMGGRAKTFEDLRKGGFSGWAALWKEYAGADERKKQILTEIFGRLAIDVKDELMKAAGQGLRSAGHGIRTVGQNLMGRREPDKTQTK